One Fuerstiella marisgermanici DNA window includes the following coding sequences:
- a CDS encoding IS66 family transposase codes for MDTDVSQIIAVEVKQLVLSLQREVAELRDENRRLRDRIEELEGKNPTERLDEAFSVTAEERRRAETGRRKGRKKQSSARRGRRTTEQKADNAERRELILPEGYNVAECRFVRERFVWRVINGQAVQVVYEIYHGPNGEKSEIPGVWPRSEFGIEVHIALARIVTITGLSIDKTCALIEFFWNLPLGKSQADALLNQLARRWEQEFESLCDLMAFSAIVHADETSWSINSVWAFLSEKARVLIFGCRKDGDTLAQILSKELFGGVLVSDDAAVYRGFSHAQKCWAHLLRKAIRLTLLKPDNEEYQRLLDGLLEIFYAAKRHAADGRLGDAGRAAKVDELDNTLAALLVRYCAEDSDVRAADFGKDFDNLVSELIRLMTEEELFCFVTSPAAPATNNEAERSLRGAAMDRRTGRTSKTSKGARRRSILTSVLESLNLHLKTPTLSSVVAEVMTWQQDGFSLFDRLKLEVGLTSAPPGQSRLSKLVPAN; via the coding sequence ATGGACACGGATGTCAGTCAGATCATCGCTGTGGAAGTGAAGCAGCTTGTGCTTAGCCTGCAGCGTGAGGTTGCGGAGCTGCGGGACGAGAACCGGCGGCTGCGTGATCGGATTGAAGAGCTCGAAGGTAAGAACCCCACAGAGCGACTCGACGAGGCGTTTTCGGTGACGGCGGAAGAGAGACGCCGCGCTGAAACGGGCCGCCGAAAAGGTCGCAAAAAACAATCCTCGGCGCGTCGCGGTCGTCGCACAACCGAGCAGAAAGCGGACAACGCCGAACGACGCGAACTCATTCTGCCGGAAGGTTACAACGTCGCAGAGTGCCGTTTCGTTCGGGAACGTTTCGTCTGGAGAGTGATCAACGGCCAAGCCGTGCAGGTCGTCTATGAAATCTATCACGGCCCCAACGGCGAGAAATCCGAAATTCCGGGCGTGTGGCCGCGGTCCGAATTCGGCATTGAAGTTCATATCGCGCTGGCTCGCATTGTGACCATCACGGGACTGTCGATCGACAAGACGTGTGCATTGATTGAATTCTTCTGGAATCTGCCGCTCGGCAAATCCCAGGCGGACGCTCTGTTGAATCAACTGGCACGGCGTTGGGAACAGGAATTCGAATCTCTGTGTGACCTGATGGCGTTCAGTGCGATTGTGCATGCAGACGAAACCAGTTGGAGTATCAACAGCGTGTGGGCTTTTTTGTCGGAGAAGGCGCGCGTGCTGATCTTCGGATGCCGCAAAGACGGCGACACACTGGCTCAGATCCTGTCGAAAGAGTTGTTTGGAGGCGTGCTTGTTTCGGACGATGCGGCCGTGTACCGAGGTTTCAGTCACGCACAGAAATGCTGGGCTCACCTGCTGCGGAAGGCCATCCGTCTGACGCTGCTGAAGCCGGACAACGAAGAGTACCAGCGACTGCTCGACGGCCTGCTGGAAATTTTCTACGCGGCCAAACGCCACGCCGCCGATGGTCGTCTTGGCGATGCCGGTCGTGCGGCGAAGGTCGATGAACTTGATAACACGCTGGCGGCTCTGCTGGTGCGTTACTGCGCCGAGGATTCCGATGTTCGGGCGGCCGACTTCGGCAAGGATTTTGACAACCTGGTCTCAGAACTGATTCGGCTGATGACGGAAGAGGAGTTGTTTTGTTTTGTGACAAGCCCGGCCGCGCCAGCAACGAACAACGAAGCGGAACGCAGTCTTCGCGGCGCGGCCATGGACCGTCGCACAGGTCGAACGAGCAAAACATCGAAGGGAGCCCGTCGCCGCAGCATTCTTACAAGCGTCCTGGAATCGCTGAATCTCCATCTGAAAACACCAACGCTCAGTTCCGTGGTGGCCGAGGTCATGACGTGGCAGCAGGATGGATTCAGTCTGTTTGATCGACTGAAACTTGAAGTCGGCCTGACCTCCGCGCCGCCCGGTCAGTCGCGACTGTCCAAACTCGTCCCCGCCAACTGA
- a CDS encoding DUF1800 domain-containing protein, protein MNETIDPVWAWAEYQPTAHEPWDVRRAAHLFRRAGFGATRAELHAAVEAGSAATVDSIMQSTTEPSEFLKEVDALATATLATGDVQKLSAWWAYRMLATPAQLLEKMTLFWHGHFATSAAKVDDAQLMFAQNNLLREQALGDFSALLLEISRDPAMLVYLDSASNRKAHPNENYAREIMELFCLGEGNYTEQDIRELARCFTGWEIKREKFRFNRYQHDTGPKNVLGESGKFGGEKGVEIVAAQDAAPLFIATKLVTFFVMEEPQPTEDLIAPLAQELRDNDMQIAPVVRRILSSNLFCSNMAIGRKVRSPVEFAIGFLRSLEGSTNSYELAENLKTLGQGLLYPPSVKGWDGGRTWINSSTLLGRSNLIRHLLDSDKTRFGRESLADYLRSQGAQKFDDVIDLFEETLFAVKIPSAARDRVRQLAGNSGGEDKLKDAVHALCTLPEFQLG, encoded by the coding sequence ATGAACGAAACCATCGATCCCGTTTGGGCATGGGCCGAATACCAGCCGACGGCGCACGAGCCGTGGGACGTGCGTCGAGCGGCTCATCTGTTTCGTCGAGCGGGCTTTGGAGCCACGCGGGCGGAATTACACGCCGCTGTTGAAGCCGGCTCAGCGGCAACCGTCGATTCTATTATGCAGTCGACGACAGAGCCCTCTGAATTTTTGAAGGAAGTGGACGCTCTTGCCACGGCGACTTTAGCCACGGGCGACGTTCAGAAACTGTCTGCCTGGTGGGCGTACCGCATGCTGGCCACTCCGGCACAGTTGCTGGAAAAGATGACTCTGTTCTGGCACGGCCACTTCGCAACCAGCGCGGCCAAGGTGGACGACGCGCAACTGATGTTCGCTCAAAACAACCTGTTGCGCGAACAGGCATTGGGTGACTTTTCTGCGCTGTTGCTCGAAATTTCGCGTGACCCGGCCATGTTGGTGTACCTGGATTCGGCGTCGAACCGGAAGGCTCACCCCAACGAAAACTACGCTCGCGAAATTATGGAACTGTTCTGCCTGGGCGAAGGCAATTACACCGAACAGGACATCCGCGAGCTGGCTCGATGCTTTACCGGCTGGGAAATCAAGCGAGAGAAGTTTCGGTTCAATCGCTATCAGCACGATACCGGGCCGAAGAATGTGCTGGGTGAATCGGGAAAATTTGGTGGCGAAAAGGGAGTGGAAATCGTCGCCGCTCAGGACGCCGCGCCGCTGTTTATCGCGACAAAGCTGGTGACGTTTTTTGTGATGGAAGAACCTCAGCCAACCGAAGACTTGATCGCTCCACTGGCTCAGGAACTGCGCGACAACGACATGCAGATCGCTCCTGTCGTACGCAGAATTCTGTCCAGTAATCTGTTCTGCTCGAACATGGCGATTGGTCGGAAGGTGCGATCGCCGGTGGAATTTGCGATCGGTTTCCTGCGATCGCTGGAAGGTTCCACCAATTCCTATGAGCTGGCGGAGAACCTGAAGACGCTTGGTCAGGGCCTGTTGTATCCACCCAGCGTGAAGGGGTGGGATGGCGGTCGTACGTGGATTAATTCCTCGACGCTGCTCGGTCGGTCGAATCTGATTAGACATCTGCTGGACAGCGACAAGACTCGGTTCGGCCGCGAATCGCTGGCAGACTATCTGCGCAGCCAGGGCGCGCAGAAGTTCGACGATGTGATCGATTTGTTCGAAGAGACTTTGTTCGCCGTGAAAATACCATCTGCTGCGCGAGACCGCGTTCGTCAACTGGCGGGCAATAGCGGCGGCGAAGACAAGCTTAAGGACGCCGTGCACGCGTTGTGTACGTTGCCCGAGTTTCAATTGGGTTAA
- a CDS encoding nucleoside monophosphate kinase, producing the protein MVQEKALEIPPESTEHLEVKDAQVIFTTVWNELAAEFGQENLRFSKELILLGGAPGSGKGTNTGFIMKARDLTCEPIVVSSLLNTPQAHRIKEAGGMVGDREVVGLVFRKLLEEEYRDGCVLDGFPRTRVQVECLKLLVLKMNELYREYHQTPLAKNFRKPTIHVMVLFVDEKTSVERQLHRGREIAEWNARAAAEGVELREVRATDLDPEAAKRRYQVFKEQTWEALQSLKEVYHYHFVNAQGTIESVERNIRNELDYQSSLELDPATHDAVRRLPLASELVTHARQELVKRMDSYQLEHRELFHKVLRLLQERFIPIVSCHAIPGLAVVNSEDEVFDDPLTLAMVVDIFAERGYRAVANVNRAEIPESVDLKTGRITCSTKKIYRFQIRFSGCEIRRGGA; encoded by the coding sequence ATGGTACAGGAGAAAGCATTGGAGATCCCGCCCGAGTCCACGGAACATCTTGAGGTCAAAGATGCTCAGGTGATTTTTACGACCGTGTGGAACGAACTGGCAGCGGAGTTCGGGCAGGAGAACCTTCGGTTTTCCAAGGAACTGATTCTGCTCGGTGGGGCGCCGGGTTCCGGCAAAGGCACCAACACCGGGTTCATCATGAAGGCTCGTGACCTGACCTGCGAACCGATCGTCGTTAGTTCACTGCTGAACACTCCGCAGGCGCATCGCATCAAGGAAGCGGGCGGCATGGTGGGCGACCGCGAAGTCGTAGGGCTCGTGTTCCGCAAGCTGCTGGAGGAAGAATATCGTGACGGCTGTGTGCTCGATGGCTTTCCTCGGACGCGAGTTCAGGTGGAATGCCTGAAGTTGTTGGTCCTGAAAATGAACGAGCTCTACCGCGAGTACCACCAAACACCTTTGGCCAAAAATTTTCGCAAGCCAACCATTCATGTGATGGTTCTGTTCGTTGACGAAAAGACCAGCGTCGAGCGACAGCTGCATCGCGGGCGGGAGATCGCCGAATGGAATGCCCGAGCCGCGGCCGAAGGCGTCGAACTCCGCGAAGTGCGGGCCACCGACCTGGACCCGGAAGCCGCCAAACGCCGCTACCAGGTGTTCAAGGAGCAAACATGGGAAGCACTTCAGTCGCTTAAGGAAGTGTATCACTACCACTTCGTCAACGCTCAGGGAACGATTGAAAGCGTTGAGCGAAATATTCGGAACGAACTGGACTACCAGTCATCACTGGAACTCGATCCGGCGACTCACGATGCCGTCAGGCGTTTGCCACTCGCCAGCGAACTGGTCACACACGCACGCCAGGAACTCGTCAAGCGGATGGACAGTTATCAACTGGAACACCGCGAACTGTTTCACAAAGTGCTGCGGCTGTTGCAGGAGCGTTTCATTCCCATCGTCAGTTGCCATGCCATTCCAGGGTTGGCGGTTGTGAATTCCGAGGACGAAGTGTTCGACGACCCGCTGACCCTGGCGATGGTGGTCGACATATTCGCGGAACGCGGCTACCGAGCCGTCGCCAACGTGAATCGCGCTGAAATCCCGGAAAGCGTCGATCTGAAGACAGGGCGAATCACGTGTTCAACAAAGAAGATTTACCGCTTCCAAATCCGATTCTCCGGCTGCGAAATCCGTCGCGGGGGCGCATAA
- a CDS encoding DUF1501 domain-containing protein, protein MSHSSRRQFLTTSAAATSVLTFGRRAPAFLQQAAADSQSDGRILVVVEMAGGNDGLNTVVPYTDDEYRKARPELAIGKSDVLKINDNLGLHPVMTGFADLLEAGHLSIIQGVGYDNPNRSHFESMDIWHTCQRKDENRIDGWLGRYLQEAGQATSSDPAGLHLGEDKQPFALMSRDARVPSIRSLDQFRLNGNETAAFRKAVRELADARRDGGNDLLSFVQSSTSSAITASERIEVAGMNYKPSGEYPSTALANKLQTVAKLINSGLTTPVYYVRIDGFDTHAQQDGAHQSLLRQVSDGVSTFLKDMMAHGHGDRILCLCFSEFGRRVAENASKGTDHGTAGPVFLTGTHVKAGLIGQHPSLRDLQDGDLKHHTDFRQVYATVLERWLKCDSKAILRGKFNPLNALPPT, encoded by the coding sequence ATGTCACATTCTTCGCGTCGACAGTTTCTGACCACAAGCGCAGCGGCGACGTCTGTATTGACGTTTGGCCGCCGTGCACCCGCCTTCCTGCAGCAGGCGGCGGCGGACAGCCAGTCGGACGGACGGATACTGGTTGTTGTCGAAATGGCGGGCGGCAACGATGGGCTGAATACCGTCGTGCCATACACCGACGATGAGTACCGGAAGGCTCGGCCCGAACTGGCGATCGGCAAGTCGGACGTACTGAAGATTAACGACAATCTGGGCCTGCATCCCGTGATGACGGGCTTCGCCGATTTGCTGGAAGCGGGGCACCTGTCGATCATTCAAGGTGTCGGCTACGACAACCCGAATCGGTCTCATTTCGAATCCATGGACATTTGGCACACCTGCCAGCGCAAAGACGAAAATCGCATTGACGGTTGGCTGGGCCGCTACCTGCAGGAAGCCGGTCAAGCGACTTCGTCTGATCCGGCCGGTTTGCACCTTGGCGAAGACAAGCAACCCTTCGCATTGATGTCGCGCGATGCGCGAGTTCCTTCGATTCGGTCGCTCGATCAATTTCGACTGAATGGCAACGAAACCGCAGCGTTCCGCAAAGCCGTTCGAGAACTCGCGGACGCTCGCCGCGACGGCGGGAACGATCTATTGAGCTTTGTGCAATCGAGCACCAGTTCGGCCATCACCGCCAGCGAACGCATCGAAGTGGCCGGGATGAACTACAAACCGTCCGGCGAATATCCGTCCACCGCTCTGGCCAACAAACTGCAGACCGTCGCAAAGCTGATCAATTCCGGCCTCACCACACCCGTCTACTACGTCCGCATCGACGGTTTCGACACGCACGCTCAGCAGGACGGAGCTCACCAATCACTGCTCCGGCAGGTGAGTGATGGCGTCAGCACATTTCTGAAAGACATGATGGCTCACGGACACGGCGACCGCATTCTGTGCCTGTGCTTCAGTGAATTCGGCCGGCGCGTGGCCGAGAATGCCAGCAAAGGCACCGACCATGGCACGGCCGGCCCGGTGTTCCTCACGGGAACTCACGTGAAAGCAGGTCTTATCGGCCAACACCCAAGCCTCCGCGATTTGCAGGACGGTGACCTCAAGCACCACACCGATTTTCGACAGGTCTACGCCACCGTGCTGGAGCGGTGGCTCAAGTGCGATTCTAAAGCCATCCTGCGCGGAAAATTCAATCCCCTCAACGCCCTTCCCCCTACTTAG
- a CDS encoding transposase, with protein sequence MSRKKKTSVKKSSRRQYTDEFKEEAVQLLLDGYTAPQVVDRLGISNVNVLYRWKQEQLEQSGPVASSLEAKVKDLEADLRRVERERDILKKALAIFGRNE encoded by the coding sequence ATGTCTCGGAAGAAAAAAACATCAGTCAAGAAATCGTCTCGCCGTCAGTACACGGATGAGTTCAAAGAAGAAGCCGTGCAGCTGCTTCTGGATGGGTACACGGCTCCTCAGGTTGTGGACCGGTTGGGCATTTCAAACGTCAACGTTTTGTATCGCTGGAAACAGGAGCAGCTGGAACAAAGTGGTCCAGTGGCAAGCTCTTTGGAGGCTAAGGTCAAGGACCTCGAAGCCGATCTGCGGCGTGTCGAACGTGAGAGGGACATACTAAAAAAAGCGTTGGCTATTTTCGGCCGCAACGAATAG
- a CDS encoding EAL domain-containing protein, producing the protein MSHGLSTVKQSLLDFSQLKGRDDATSERCGIWFLVRSSENGGDQHRTRIAGDRFSVGRRLDCDLCVADPTVSGNHAAFEFQGDRLFLSDSGSTNGTLVNGACVNGSTEVFSGDVIHFGQMVYSLDQKRSPQKPSGNPATKTQFATAPENAILFRGFDQLLNRPDIEPYFQPVVAFANGATVGYEVLVRSKLKGLEFPDRIFRIANLRHAEVKLSEVCRSEGLLSGIQLDPLGCYFLNTHAVEVGTPRLFESLRELRDDYPETSIVIEIHEAAITSVAYLTELQAVLRDLNIDLAYDDFGAGQARLIELFEVPPKYLKFDLSFVRGLENASKPHRASVRSLLNMVHDLDVIALAEGVETQVQSEICEELGFDLVQGYLFGRPQPREFWQEKMSSMATMEVEAMAGANRKV; encoded by the coding sequence ATGTCTCATGGCCTGTCCACCGTAAAGCAGTCACTACTTGACTTCAGTCAACTGAAGGGCAGGGACGACGCTACCAGTGAGCGCTGCGGAATCTGGTTTCTTGTGCGCTCATCCGAAAACGGAGGCGACCAACATCGGACTCGTATCGCTGGCGACAGGTTTAGTGTTGGCAGGCGACTGGATTGTGATCTGTGTGTCGCAGACCCGACAGTCTCGGGAAATCATGCCGCATTCGAATTCCAGGGAGACCGGCTGTTTTTGAGCGATTCCGGCAGCACAAACGGGACGCTGGTCAATGGTGCCTGCGTAAATGGCTCAACCGAAGTCTTCAGTGGTGATGTCATCCACTTTGGCCAAATGGTGTACTCGCTTGACCAGAAACGGTCGCCGCAAAAACCATCCGGCAACCCTGCGACAAAAACACAGTTTGCCACCGCGCCTGAAAACGCAATTCTGTTTCGAGGCTTCGACCAACTACTCAATCGCCCGGACATTGAGCCCTATTTTCAACCGGTTGTGGCGTTCGCAAATGGGGCCACCGTCGGCTACGAAGTTTTGGTTCGCAGCAAACTCAAGGGGCTGGAGTTTCCCGACCGAATCTTCCGCATCGCAAATCTTCGACATGCCGAAGTAAAGCTCAGCGAAGTCTGTCGCTCGGAAGGATTGCTCTCCGGAATTCAACTGGACCCGCTTGGCTGCTATTTCCTGAATACTCACGCTGTTGAGGTTGGTACGCCGCGGTTGTTCGAATCGCTGCGTGAACTACGCGACGACTACCCGGAGACGTCGATCGTCATTGAGATTCACGAAGCTGCAATTACATCAGTGGCCTACCTAACGGAGCTGCAGGCGGTGCTTCGCGATCTGAATATTGATCTGGCCTACGATGATTTCGGTGCTGGCCAGGCTCGCCTGATTGAGCTGTTTGAAGTCCCGCCAAAATACCTGAAGTTCGACTTGTCCTTCGTCCGCGGCCTGGAGAATGCATCGAAGCCGCATCGAGCCAGTGTTCGTTCGTTGCTGAATATGGTTCACGATCTGGACGTGATCGCATTGGCAGAAGGCGTCGAAACACAGGTACAGTCTGAGATCTGCGAAGAGCTGGGATTTGATCTCGTTCAGGGTTACCTCTTCGGCCGACCGCAGCCTCGCGAATTCTGGCAGGAAAAGATGAGCTCCATGGCGACGATGGAAGTCGAAGCAATGGCTGGTGCCAATCGAAAAGTCTGA
- a CDS encoding IS3 family transposase — protein MADVYAAVEAIVQEGHGNVAEVCRHLGVNRTSFYAWQTAEPTIFEEQDAQLAPLIRVIFKCHRRRYGARRIAEDLKEMGLPCDRRKVSNVMKALKLKAIQPKSFVPKTTDSRHRLGYSPNLLLDADAPTTINQIWVGDITYIPLTDGTFCYMAMLMDLFSRRIVGWHLDNNMTEQLVLKALRSSIKERQPDVGLIHHTDRGGQYAGNEYRSILRRAAITQSMSRADNCYDNASMESCFGTIKNELEMTDYQSKAEARREMSKYVRYYVHERRHSSLDYRSPAQFEQIINLPK, from the coding sequence ATAGCTGACGTCTATGCGGCCGTTGAAGCGATTGTTCAGGAAGGTCATGGAAACGTGGCCGAAGTCTGTCGTCATCTCGGTGTGAACCGAACTTCGTTTTATGCCTGGCAGACTGCTGAGCCCACGATCTTTGAAGAACAGGATGCTCAACTGGCTCCGTTGATAAGAGTCATCTTTAAGTGTCACCGCCGCCGCTACGGGGCTCGTCGCATTGCCGAAGACCTCAAGGAAATGGGACTTCCCTGTGATCGCAGGAAGGTCTCGAATGTCATGAAAGCCCTTAAATTAAAGGCAATTCAGCCGAAGTCGTTCGTTCCAAAAACGACAGACAGCCGTCATCGACTGGGCTATTCGCCGAACCTGTTGCTCGATGCGGACGCCCCAACAACGATCAATCAAATTTGGGTTGGAGACATTACCTACATCCCGCTGACTGACGGGACGTTTTGCTACATGGCGATGCTGATGGATCTGTTTTCCCGGCGGATCGTTGGTTGGCATCTGGATAACAACATGACGGAACAGCTGGTCCTCAAAGCACTGCGTTCGAGCATCAAAGAACGACAGCCTGACGTTGGATTGATTCACCACACGGATCGAGGCGGCCAGTACGCTGGCAATGAATACCGATCAATTCTTCGTCGGGCAGCAATCACACAAAGCATGAGCCGTGCTGACAACTGTTATGACAACGCATCCATGGAAAGCTGCTTCGGAACGATCAAGAACGAACTCGAAATGACCGATTACCAAAGCAAGGCAGAGGCAAGAAGAGAGATGTCAAAATACGTCCGCTACTACGTTCACGAACGCAGACACTCCAGCCTCGATTACAGGTCGCCAGCTCAGTTCGAACAGATCATCAATCTCCCAAAATAA
- the ggt gene encoding gamma-glutamyltransferase: MVPPMKQLLHLLAAVSLLVHSCHAGDRPTGRKFATRSEVIARHGMAATSQPLATQVALDILKQGGSAVDAAIAANATLGLMEPTGNGIGGDLFAIVWDSKTQKLHGLNASGRSPASLTLEEFRKRDLESIPPFGPLPVTVPGCVDGWFALHGKFGKLPMKDVLAPAIRYCEEGFPVSEVIAAGWRGSRNTLSKYPGFLETYFPNGKGPATGDIFRNPMLAATLKQIAVGGRDAFYKGEIAHTIADFMQKHGGFLSYEDLASHRSEWVEPVSANYRGYDVWELPPNGQGIAALQILNVLEGYDLKTAGFGSADHLHWFVEAKKLAFEDRARLYADMDFAKVPVQKLISKEYANERRKLINSNKAAAEYSVGLPHALEEGDTIYLTVADKDHNMVSLIQSNYRGFGSGMCPDGLGFCLQDRGQLFDLAEGRFNTYAPGKRPFHTIIPAFVTKDGKPFMSFGVMGGATQPQAHVQIIVNMIDFGMNTQEAGDAPRILHQGSSQPTGDQMTDGGTVALESGFGKKPREALKARGHKLKPAPGSFGGYQAIRYDADRDVYFGASESRKDGHAAGY; this comes from the coding sequence CTGGTTCCACCAATGAAACAACTACTCCATCTACTCGCTGCGGTGTCGCTTCTTGTTCATTCCTGCCACGCCGGTGACCGTCCGACAGGTCGAAAATTTGCCACTCGTTCGGAAGTGATCGCTCGTCACGGGATGGCCGCCACCAGCCAACCGCTGGCGACTCAAGTTGCGCTCGACATTCTGAAGCAGGGTGGATCGGCTGTCGATGCCGCTATCGCTGCCAACGCAACTCTGGGGCTGATGGAACCGACCGGCAACGGAATCGGCGGAGATCTGTTTGCCATCGTGTGGGACTCGAAAACCCAGAAACTGCACGGACTGAACGCCAGCGGCAGGTCGCCCGCAAGTCTCACGCTGGAAGAATTTCGAAAACGAGACCTGGAGTCCATTCCACCGTTTGGTCCGCTGCCGGTCACCGTGCCAGGTTGCGTGGACGGCTGGTTTGCACTGCATGGTAAGTTCGGAAAGCTTCCAATGAAGGATGTGCTGGCTCCGGCGATTCGCTATTGCGAAGAGGGCTTTCCGGTTTCTGAAGTGATCGCAGCTGGATGGCGAGGCAGCAGGAATACTCTCAGCAAATATCCGGGCTTTCTTGAGACGTACTTTCCGAATGGCAAGGGCCCGGCCACCGGCGACATTTTTCGCAACCCGATGCTCGCCGCCACATTAAAGCAAATCGCCGTTGGAGGCCGCGACGCATTTTACAAAGGTGAGATCGCTCACACGATTGCCGACTTCATGCAGAAGCACGGTGGTTTTCTGAGTTACGAAGATCTTGCCAGTCATCGCTCGGAATGGGTCGAACCGGTGTCAGCCAATTATCGCGGCTACGACGTCTGGGAGTTACCGCCCAACGGCCAGGGCATTGCCGCGCTGCAGATTTTGAATGTGCTGGAAGGCTATGACCTGAAGACGGCCGGATTCGGCAGCGCCGACCACCTCCACTGGTTTGTGGAAGCCAAGAAGCTGGCGTTTGAAGACCGAGCTCGCCTATACGCAGACATGGACTTCGCCAAAGTCCCGGTGCAGAAGTTGATCTCAAAGGAATACGCCAACGAACGTCGCAAGCTGATTAATTCGAATAAGGCTGCGGCGGAGTACTCCGTCGGTCTTCCTCACGCACTTGAGGAAGGTGACACCATTTACCTGACCGTGGCGGACAAGGACCACAACATGGTCTCCCTGATTCAGAGCAACTATCGAGGATTTGGAAGTGGCATGTGTCCGGACGGGCTGGGCTTCTGCCTTCAGGACCGCGGTCAGTTGTTTGATTTGGCCGAAGGACGCTTCAACACTTACGCACCGGGGAAACGCCCGTTCCACACGATCATTCCAGCGTTTGTCACAAAGGATGGTAAGCCGTTCATGAGTTTCGGCGTAATGGGCGGAGCGACTCAGCCACAGGCTCATGTTCAGATCATCGTCAACATGATCGATTTCGGGATGAACACTCAGGAAGCCGGCGACGCTCCCAGAATCCTTCACCAAGGCTCATCTCAGCCGACTGGCGACCAGATGACGGATGGAGGCACGGTGGCTCTGGAGAGCGGGTTTGGCAAAAAACCAAGAGAAGCGCTGAAAGCGCGAGGCCACAAGCTGAAGCCCGCCCCGGGGAGTTTCGGTGGCTATCAGGCCATCCGCTACGACGCCGATCGAGACGTCTACTTTGGCGCGTCGGAATCTCGTAAGGACGGGCATGCGGCTGGGTACTGA